In Desulfomonile tiedjei DSM 6799, a genomic segment contains:
- a CDS encoding c-type heme family protein, which translates to MNAQDEPLGATARGFSLQTKFGVGIIIIMGLFTGLLSYGLYKQLEASLIRNVYEKSEVILAELEATRKYVADILRPKVSSLIPGDEFVLEAMSTSYVSRQIMERFEKTFPEFHYKRAAVRPRAHLNQADKFEAEILSRFQQDPSLTDWQGLVTNRKNERFFVRMVPIRMEAACLRCHGQHHNAPARLLDLYGADGGFGRNVGDVAGMDVLSFPVESAMNQMRQRAIAIVGPAIVAMMVALFLVMAFFRRLVVNRIALLKTFFSEFVSHGSDLSRRINDVQQDEIGAVCRAFNKMADKLNDLMRERSDLLLDSISQREKMRSIFDGITDKLMLITPDLKVLMANSASMSGRRASSAEARCYELIHGMDTPCKGCLLDKTLREKIPIFGELSLPEGETYLAHFYPILNKNTGNVENVVHYCKSITETKRMEQHMMQAEKLASLGQLVAGVAHELNNPLGLILFYVELLKNDLPPTSEHRTDVEVIERHAETCRSVVQDLLAFSRNVETVRVRGHLNDNIARVISVLEKQFTKEGIQLEKSFDPDLPMIHFDESKLQQVWMNLLLNAKQSLKNGKGLISVTTTRDEAKGIVYVTIADNGEGMPPEIVHKIFDPFFTTKKVGEGTGLGLSVSYGIIREHGGDITVRSKLSEGSTFEVSMPEKRKGFEYDDRCDVHE; encoded by the coding sequence ATGAATGCTCAAGACGAGCCTCTTGGAGCCACCGCACGCGGCTTTTCTTTGCAGACCAAGTTCGGTGTCGGCATCATCATAATAATGGGACTATTCACTGGTTTGCTCTCGTACGGATTGTATAAGCAGCTTGAAGCATCTCTCATCAGGAATGTGTACGAGAAATCGGAAGTCATTCTTGCCGAGCTTGAAGCCACCCGTAAGTACGTTGCCGATATACTGAGGCCCAAAGTCTCTTCATTGATTCCCGGGGATGAATTTGTACTAGAAGCAATGTCAACTAGTTATGTGTCTCGGCAAATAATGGAGCGGTTCGAAAAGACCTTCCCCGAATTCCATTACAAAAGAGCGGCGGTGAGGCCGCGCGCTCATTTGAATCAAGCCGACAAATTTGAAGCTGAGATTCTGTCGCGGTTCCAACAAGACCCCAGCCTGACGGATTGGCAAGGCTTGGTCACGAATCGCAAAAACGAGCGGTTCTTCGTCCGAATGGTTCCCATTCGTATGGAAGCGGCATGTCTCCGGTGTCATGGACAACATCATAACGCTCCTGCAAGGCTCCTCGATCTTTATGGGGCAGATGGCGGATTCGGGAGAAACGTCGGGGATGTAGCCGGGATGGATGTATTGTCTTTCCCTGTGGAAAGCGCAATGAATCAGATGAGACAGCGAGCCATCGCTATTGTCGGACCGGCAATAGTCGCCATGATGGTAGCCTTGTTCCTGGTTATGGCGTTTTTCAGAAGACTCGTTGTGAACAGAATCGCTTTGCTCAAGACATTCTTTTCCGAGTTCGTTTCCCACGGGAGCGATCTGAGCCGCAGAATCAACGATGTGCAGCAGGATGAGATCGGAGCTGTCTGTCGAGCTTTTAATAAAATGGCAGACAAACTGAACGATCTCATGCGAGAGAGGAGCGATCTTCTTTTGGATTCCATCTCGCAGCGCGAAAAGATGCGATCCATTTTCGACGGCATTACGGATAAACTTATGCTTATAACTCCCGACCTTAAGGTTCTTATGGCAAATTCTGCGTCAATGAGCGGCCGACGAGCTTCCTCGGCAGAAGCGCGATGTTATGAGCTGATCCACGGTATGGATACTCCATGTAAAGGCTGCCTGTTGGATAAGACGCTTCGAGAGAAAATCCCGATTTTCGGAGAGCTATCTTTGCCGGAGGGCGAAACGTATCTCGCCCATTTCTACCCTATTTTGAACAAAAATACGGGTAATGTGGAAAATGTCGTTCACTACTGCAAATCCATTACGGAAACCAAACGGATGGAACAGCACATGATGCAGGCGGAAAAGCTCGCTTCTCTCGGTCAATTGGTGGCAGGGGTCGCTCATGAACTGAACAATCCCCTCGGACTGATACTCTTTTATGTAGAGCTCTTGAAAAACGACCTTCCTCCGACATCCGAGCACCGCACCGATGTTGAAGTCATTGAAAGACATGCCGAAACCTGCAGGTCAGTGGTACAAGACTTGCTAGCGTTTTCAAGAAACGTAGAGACCGTGCGAGTGCGCGGTCACCTCAATGACAATATTGCAAGGGTGATCTCAGTTCTCGAAAAGCAGTTCACGAAAGAAGGAATTCAGTTGGAAAAATCCTTCGATCCCGACTTGCCCATGATTCACTTTGACGAGAGTAAATTGCAGCAGGTCTGGATGAATCTCCTGTTAAACGCCAAACAGTCTCTCAAGAATGGAAAAGGTCTGATTTCGGTGACCACAACACGGGATGAAGCAAAAGGCATTGTGTACGTGACAATTGCAGACAACGGAGAAGGCATGCCCCCGGAAATCGTTCACAAGATCTTCGATCCTTTCTTCACCACAAAAAAAGTGGGAGAAGGTACCGGTCTCGGCCTGTCGGTAAGTTATGGAATTATAAGAGAACATGGAGGAGACATTACCGTCCGGAGTAAGCTCTCTGAAGGTTCGACATTCGAGGTATCAATGCCGGAGAAGAGGAAGGGATTTGAATACGATGACCGATGTGACGTTCATGAATGA
- a CDS encoding IS110 family transposase, whose product MHEEVFVGIDISKDQLDAHVLPKGMHTTVKNDTQGIDSLIEILHAETPMVIVMEATGGYEITVAAQLGLAGLPIAVVNPGQVRDFAKGIGKLAKTDAIDAYVLARFAQTVRPIPKPLPTEDEKQIKELVTRRKQLVDLRASEKNRLHRARSNRVQRSIQTVIAALDKEIEDIDKDVDDLIRKSPLWRETEELLRTFKGVGPITARVLMAKLPELGHVSRHEISRLVGLAPLNKDSGKKKGKREISGGRADVRSTLYMAAVAAITSNVVIKPFYQRLIEAGKPFKVAITACMRKMIVILNAMLKKKQPFQVVFP is encoded by the coding sequence ATGCATGAAGAAGTTTTTGTTGGCATAGATATCTCTAAAGATCAGTTGGATGCGCATGTGCTGCCAAAAGGCATGCACACCACCGTCAAGAATGACACTCAAGGCATCGACTCGCTGATTGAGATCCTCCACGCAGAGACCCCCATGGTAATCGTGATGGAAGCCACCGGAGGCTACGAGATAACCGTTGCGGCCCAGTTAGGTCTCGCCGGCCTGCCGATCGCTGTCGTCAACCCTGGTCAGGTGCGGGACTTTGCTAAAGGCATCGGAAAACTCGCCAAGACAGACGCCATCGATGCTTATGTGCTGGCACGCTTTGCCCAAACGGTTAGGCCCATACCGAAGCCGCTGCCAACGGAGGACGAAAAGCAAATCAAGGAACTCGTAACACGTCGAAAGCAGCTTGTTGATTTGCGTGCATCAGAAAAGAATCGCCTCCATCGAGCCCGTTCCAATCGCGTGCAGCGCAGCATTCAAACGGTCATAGCAGCCCTAGATAAGGAAATCGAAGACATCGATAAAGATGTCGATGACCTTATCAGGAAATCGCCTCTGTGGCGTGAAACAGAGGAACTCCTCCGAACCTTCAAAGGCGTGGGCCCCATAACTGCCAGAGTGCTCATGGCAAAACTGCCCGAACTGGGACATGTCAGCCGTCATGAAATCAGTCGCCTCGTCGGCCTGGCGCCTCTCAACAAAGACAGCGGAAAGAAGAAAGGCAAGCGCGAGATTTCGGGTGGACGGGCGGATGTACGCTCAACCCTGTATATGGCTGCAGTCGCGGCCATAACGTCCAATGTAGTCATCAAGCCTTTCTATCAACGCCTCATTGAGGCTGGAAAACCTTTCAAGGTTGCCATCACGGCTTGTATGCGTAAGATGATCGTCATCCTAAACGCAATGCTCAAGAAAAAACAGCCTTTCCAGGTAGTTTTTCCTTGA
- a CDS encoding cobalamin B12-binding domain-containing protein, with protein MVSEKIEEPLAPEMEELATLVAELREQEALSSIESYLSANTSPEEILSACEKGMRLVGLMHEEGQYFISGLIMAGEIMRQAVDLLRPVMIKERSGRNRGRVLLGTIEGDIHDIGKNLFRDLLECHGFTVLDLGVDVSPEEFLRAKDEFKPHLVAVSVLITDSFPHLQKLIGLFKERSLASQDRPVILIGGGQVDEMVFNITGSDYWASDAFSGVCLCQKLIPE; from the coding sequence ATGGTAAGCGAAAAAATTGAAGAGCCTTTGGCCCCGGAAATGGAAGAGCTGGCAACCCTCGTGGCGGAACTGAGAGAGCAGGAAGCCTTGTCTTCTATCGAGAGTTATCTCTCTGCAAACACTTCTCCCGAAGAGATATTGTCAGCGTGCGAGAAAGGTATGCGTTTGGTGGGATTGATGCACGAGGAGGGGCAGTATTTTATTTCCGGTCTCATTATGGCAGGCGAGATCATGCGCCAGGCCGTTGACCTTTTGCGACCCGTGATGATTAAAGAACGATCCGGAAGAAATCGTGGGCGAGTGCTGTTGGGAACCATCGAAGGAGACATCCATGACATCGGCAAGAATCTTTTCCGGGATCTTCTGGAGTGTCACGGTTTCACAGTCCTTGACCTGGGAGTAGATGTGTCGCCAGAGGAATTTCTTCGCGCAAAGGACGAATTCAAACCTCATCTGGTTGCCGTGTCCGTGCTCATCACCGACAGCTTTCCTCATTTGCAGAAACTGATCGGATTGTTCAAGGAAAGGTCTCTCGCCAGCCAGGACAGACCGGTAATCCTTATTGGCGGAGGCCAGGTAGACGAGATGGTCTTCAATATCACAGGGTCAGATTATTGGGCATCGGATGCATTTTCCGGGGTCTGCCTGTGCCAGAAGCTTATTCCGGAGTGA
- a CDS encoding DUF1638 domain-containing protein: MQTVVLACHTIHDELEKAARETNCHYPFIWVESGLHLRTEVLRRRLQEELDKIDGVDRVLFGFGFCGNSVVGLTPRNFELIFPKVDDCITLLLGSYEMRKRYTEQGGVYFLTKGWLEGELNIWKEYQSVLERFGPEKTERIFRIMLSHYRSLGLIDTGAYDLAGLVPHVEEIAATLNLEHRILPGTIDRLKSFLSGPWNEEDYVIIPPFTTIEISHVCTGSTAPMLQGLTS, encoded by the coding sequence ATGCAAACAGTCGTGCTCGCATGTCATACCATTCATGACGAGCTTGAAAAGGCCGCGCGTGAAACGAACTGCCATTATCCTTTTATCTGGGTGGAGTCAGGTCTTCATCTCAGGACTGAAGTGTTGCGCCGTCGACTGCAGGAGGAATTGGACAAGATCGATGGAGTGGATAGGGTCCTGTTTGGCTTCGGCTTCTGTGGGAACTCGGTTGTCGGTCTTACTCCAAGAAATTTCGAGCTCATTTTCCCCAAAGTCGATGACTGCATTACCTTGCTGCTGGGATCTTACGAAATGAGAAAACGATATACAGAACAGGGAGGCGTTTATTTTCTTACAAAAGGATGGCTTGAAGGGGAACTCAACATCTGGAAGGAATATCAGTCAGTCCTGGAAAGATTCGGGCCTGAAAAAACAGAAAGAATATTCCGGATCATGCTGTCTCATTACCGCTCGCTCGGACTCATTGACACCGGAGCGTACGATCTGGCCGGCCTTGTCCCCCATGTGGAGGAAATTGCAGCGACGCTCAATTTGGAGCACAGGATTTTGCCCGGTACTATCGACCGTCTCAAAAGCTTCCTTTCAGGCCCGTGGAATGAAGAGGATTACGTAATTATTCCACCTTTCACCACTATCGAGATATCTCATGTATGCACTGGTTCCACAGCCCCCATGCTCCAGGGTCTCACGTCATAG
- a CDS encoding SLC13 family permease, with translation MDIKLIGTVVFAVIGLLVGLLEPIAALARTGNLVAATIIISLGLWIFRPGNIPYAAGCAVFLAGCLIAGLKYPVVMNGYSSSAIWVLIPALFFGYALQKTGLAKRIVYWTLKSIKPTYLTIILAWVFAGVVLSLLTPSATLRILTMTPIALGTVEACGLKFRSRGGSLICLTAFGMALLPGTGWYTGSLWGPIFIGMFPAELKVLGTPGAWLQANAPYWAVVTLLYIVVLNILLKPEQPLKLERHTFRAQYDELGGMSRDERIVMVVLVAAFAMFFTENIHHIPTVPIALAGFFLLIAFGVIKAPDINIGVNWDMILFLGALISLPAISVESGIAKWMAGFLDPFISAWAGSPVLFLIVFALIYWLIRFVDVSWGLATAALMAPIMVPLYNDFGIHPVIMGLLFTVAGDSFFFSYQQPFVVMSESVTKGDVWSPQNLSKGGLAYAAACLAALLIVAPYWKAIKFIP, from the coding sequence GTGGACATAAAACTAATCGGGACCGTTGTCTTTGCAGTGATTGGATTGCTTGTCGGCCTGTTAGAGCCCATTGCCGCGCTGGCCCGCACTGGCAATCTGGTTGCTGCGACAATCATCATTTCCCTCGGATTATGGATTTTCCGACCGGGCAATATCCCTTACGCGGCCGGTTGTGCTGTTTTTCTCGCCGGATGTCTCATAGCCGGGTTGAAATATCCTGTGGTTATGAATGGGTACAGCAGTTCGGCCATCTGGGTTCTTATTCCTGCCCTGTTCTTCGGTTACGCCCTTCAGAAGACCGGGCTGGCGAAGCGGATAGTATATTGGACCCTCAAAAGCATCAAACCTACATACCTGACAATAATTTTGGCGTGGGTATTCGCAGGTGTAGTCCTATCACTTCTTACGCCTTCGGCCACGCTGCGCATACTAACTATGACACCCATCGCTTTGGGCACGGTCGAAGCATGCGGACTCAAATTCAGAAGTCGTGGAGGGAGCCTTATTTGTTTGACCGCTTTCGGGATGGCTCTTCTCCCGGGGACCGGCTGGTACACGGGCAGCTTGTGGGGACCGATCTTCATCGGTATGTTTCCTGCCGAGTTAAAAGTACTTGGAACTCCTGGTGCCTGGCTTCAAGCCAATGCTCCGTATTGGGCTGTCGTAACGTTGCTATACATTGTAGTGCTCAACATTTTGCTGAAACCGGAACAACCGTTAAAACTCGAACGCCATACATTCAGAGCGCAGTACGACGAGTTGGGTGGCATGTCTCGTGATGAACGGATAGTCATGGTTGTTCTGGTCGCAGCTTTCGCAATGTTTTTTACGGAAAACATCCACCACATACCAACTGTGCCTATCGCTTTGGCAGGTTTTTTCCTTCTAATAGCATTTGGTGTGATTAAAGCGCCCGACATCAACATTGGGGTAAACTGGGACATGATCCTTTTCTTGGGCGCACTTATCAGTCTTCCGGCAATTTCTGTAGAGTCCGGCATTGCGAAATGGATGGCCGGATTCCTGGATCCTTTCATATCTGCCTGGGCTGGAAGTCCGGTACTATTCCTGATTGTGTTCGCATTGATTTACTGGTTGATCCGTTTTGTCGATGTAAGCTGGGGACTTGCCACTGCAGCCTTGATGGCACCGATAATGGTTCCTCTGTACAATGATTTCGGGATACATCCGGTGATAATGGGCTTATTGTTTACCGTTGCAGGGGACAGTTTCTTCTTTTCCTATCAGCAGCCTTTTGTCGTGATGTCGGAATCGGTGACCAAAGGAGACGTGTGGAGTCCCCAGAATCTCAGCAAGGGAGGTCTTGCGTACGCTGCAGCTTGCCTTGCAGCGCTCTTGATTGTTGCACCGTACTGGAAAGCAATAAAATTTATCCCTTAG
- a CDS encoding MFS transporter produces MTDDLLRKRKLYLIIGFLMSLVMGLVYAWSIFVLPLEKQFGWTRAQTQLTFTLAIMSFCVGMIFGGRLADRFGPRIVASVGAILSTIGFFLASYTESLGMLYFSYGILVGLGIGIADIVVLSAAARWYPDKRGLAIGAMAMGFGLAGFFFGGLMGQFIGSLGWQWAFRTLALASLVVLVGGGLLMLYPPTGWAPPLPGGSTGGVAPAPLRNFEWYEMFRTAPWWLWWVWDLVLCIAGMMVLAHVVPLAVEKGLDKARAAWAMGLFALFNGLGRLLFGWLYDQLGRNKTMVLSAAVMAFGVFGIRYLTQFMGFPGLFVSIMCTGLAYGGLPVINSTFIVGSYGPKNAGLHIGLATTPLMVAVFIGPYLGSFVQMSFGYDLTIVLGGLVAVLGVIVAFFIGDAQKLYQKS; encoded by the coding sequence ATGACTGACGATCTGCTACGAAAGCGAAAGCTTTACCTGATAATCGGTTTCCTCATGTCGCTGGTAATGGGTCTGGTTTACGCATGGTCGATTTTCGTGCTTCCCCTCGAGAAGCAATTCGGCTGGACAAGGGCCCAGACCCAGCTCACGTTTACTCTTGCTATTATGAGTTTCTGCGTGGGGATGATCTTCGGGGGCCGTCTCGCAGACCGCTTTGGCCCTCGAATCGTAGCAAGCGTAGGCGCCATTTTGTCGACAATAGGCTTCTTTTTGGCGTCGTACACAGAATCCCTGGGGATGCTCTATTTCTCCTATGGGATCCTAGTAGGTTTGGGAATCGGAATCGCGGATATCGTTGTGCTGTCCGCCGCGGCCCGGTGGTATCCGGACAAAAGAGGTTTAGCCATCGGAGCTATGGCGATGGGGTTCGGGCTGGCCGGTTTCTTCTTTGGCGGTCTGATGGGGCAATTCATTGGCTCTCTCGGTTGGCAATGGGCCTTCCGCACGCTTGCGTTGGCCAGCCTGGTGGTGCTCGTCGGTGGTGGACTCCTGATGCTCTACCCACCTACAGGGTGGGCTCCACCTCTGCCGGGCGGATCAACCGGAGGCGTTGCTCCTGCGCCGCTGAGGAACTTCGAGTGGTACGAAATGTTCAGGACTGCTCCATGGTGGCTGTGGTGGGTTTGGGACTTGGTTCTTTGTATCGCAGGAATGATGGTGCTCGCTCATGTGGTGCCTCTTGCCGTTGAAAAAGGCCTGGACAAGGCTCGAGCCGCATGGGCCATGGGGCTTTTCGCTCTCTTCAACGGTCTGGGGCGACTCCTCTTCGGTTGGCTATATGACCAATTGGGGCGCAACAAGACTATGGTTCTCAGCGCTGCGGTCATGGCATTCGGCGTGTTCGGGATACGTTATCTTACTCAGTTTATGGGATTTCCAGGTCTTTTCGTCTCCATCATGTGCACCGGTCTAGCATACGGGGGACTTCCGGTGATCAACAGCACGTTCATTGTGGGCTCCTACGGTCCTAAAAACGCGGGTCTCCACATTGGATTGGCTACTACTCCGCTGATGGTCGCAGTGTTCATCGGACCATACTTGGGTAGTTTCGTACAAATGTCTTTCGGCTATGATTTGACAATTGTTCTCGGAGGATTGGTGGCAGTACTCGGTGTCATTGTTGCCTTCTTTATCGGGGATGCCCAAAAGTTGTATCAGAAATCATGA
- a CDS encoding sigma-54-dependent transcriptional regulator, with product MTDVTFMNDSPTLLIVDDEPDFLRGLARSIPKEISCRVLTARRAADALSLMETNPVELVLTDIRMPDMNGIELLDEIKSRDPWVTVVIMTAYGSIDIAVDAIRKGAYDFVQKPFKPDEINRILKKALERNSLIRENIRLRSRLTGMPDLESFLSDHPGMTHVLRTIRTVAAIDVTVLIRGESGTGKELAARAIHMLSPRGERPMVTVNCPTVPESLLESELFGYAKGAFTGASTNKEGLIHEADGTTLFLDEIGDITPAMQTKLLRLIQEREIKPLGSPHSKLVDVRIIASTNRDLEAKMAEGSFREDLFYRLNVVTVFMPSLREFPQHIPILAQRFVQQAALEYGIPPKSISEEAMHHLMTQPWPGNIRQLRNAMQKAMIFCKGDVLQLSDFLDEQGKVNTPHLDTSGVRQPFRVARDELLEDFTRRYLVDALTRNHGNVSAAARESGLERQHFQKLMRKCNVKPDVFRTECNQELQCNSGLQFREIE from the coding sequence ATGACCGATGTGACGTTCATGAATGACTCGCCCACATTGCTCATCGTTGACGATGAACCTGATTTTCTCAGGGGATTGGCCAGGAGTATACCCAAAGAGATCTCGTGCCGTGTTCTCACTGCCAGGCGAGCTGCCGATGCTCTCTCTCTGATGGAAACGAACCCTGTCGAGCTGGTTCTTACGGACATTCGGATGCCCGACATGAACGGCATTGAACTGCTCGATGAGATAAAATCGAGGGATCCGTGGGTTACCGTAGTAATTATGACTGCATATGGATCTATCGACATAGCTGTGGATGCGATCAGGAAAGGGGCTTACGATTTTGTTCAAAAGCCGTTTAAACCTGATGAGATAAACAGAATTCTCAAAAAAGCCTTGGAACGAAACAGTCTTATTCGAGAAAATATTCGTCTTCGGAGCCGGCTCACGGGTATGCCCGATCTCGAGTCGTTCCTTTCCGACCATCCCGGAATGACCCATGTGCTCCGGACAATTCGAACAGTAGCGGCAATTGACGTTACAGTCTTGATCAGAGGTGAATCCGGCACAGGGAAGGAACTCGCTGCTCGGGCTATCCATATGTTGAGTCCGAGGGGAGAGCGCCCTATGGTCACCGTGAATTGCCCCACGGTGCCCGAATCTTTGCTCGAATCCGAGTTATTCGGATACGCAAAGGGCGCTTTTACCGGCGCAAGCACAAATAAAGAAGGACTGATTCATGAAGCCGACGGCACTACGCTGTTTCTTGACGAAATCGGTGACATTACTCCTGCAATGCAAACCAAACTCCTCAGGCTGATTCAGGAACGAGAGATAAAGCCACTGGGAAGCCCTCATTCAAAGTTGGTGGACGTACGCATTATTGCTTCCACAAATCGCGATCTCGAAGCAAAAATGGCTGAGGGATCTTTTCGAGAAGACCTCTTTTACAGACTGAACGTTGTGACCGTTTTTATGCCGTCTTTGAGAGAATTTCCCCAGCACATTCCTATACTGGCCCAAAGGTTCGTACAACAAGCAGCTTTGGAATACGGGATTCCGCCGAAATCTATTTCTGAAGAGGCAATGCACCACCTGATGACTCAGCCGTGGCCGGGAAATATCCGACAGCTTCGCAATGCCATGCAAAAGGCGATGATTTTCTGCAAAGGGGATGTGCTCCAACTCAGTGATTTTCTTGATGAACAAGGAAAAGTGAATACCCCTCATCTGGATACGTCGGGGGTCCGTCAGCCGTTTCGGGTCGCGAGAGACGAACTTCTGGAAGATTTTACCAGACGCTATTTGGTAGACGCGCTAACACGAAATCACGGGAATGTCTCAGCGGCTGCTCGAGAAAGCGGTCTCGAACGCCAACACTTCCAGAAGCTCATGAGAAAATGTAATGTAAAGCCGGACGTATTTCGAACTGAGTGCAACCAGGAGTTGCAGTGCAACTCTGGATTGCAGTTCAGGGAAATTGAATGA
- a CDS encoding GntR family transcriptional regulator — translation MRQRIDKHRFEPAYAQLASILRNQIAEGVYPPGEKIPSESTISKEYGVSPMTVRQAIGVLTEQGLLDRIQGSGTFVKKLSITESRFELNSLREIFQDSAGTQIKVLQLSLGRADARTAEKLDLSVGQRVILIRRILLRAGRPVMFHEGNVRCDPTRPVVEAELSIGPLSELFTGHCDGSVKKGELELIPTVLGETEAGLLGHAPGTPAFRLEYVVYDFDNAPFGWGWFVAPPEVFRLKTHLGLWE, via the coding sequence ATGCGTCAGCGAATTGATAAACACCGCTTTGAACCGGCGTACGCCCAGTTGGCATCAATCCTTCGCAACCAGATTGCAGAAGGTGTATATCCGCCGGGAGAGAAAATACCTTCCGAGTCCACTATCAGCAAGGAATACGGAGTCTCTCCAATGACAGTGCGCCAGGCTATCGGCGTATTGACCGAGCAGGGACTGCTGGACCGAATTCAGGGCTCCGGAACGTTTGTCAAGAAATTGAGCATTACCGAATCCCGCTTTGAATTGAACAGTCTTCGAGAGATCTTTCAGGATTCCGCGGGAACCCAGATTAAAGTTCTGCAACTCTCCCTCGGGAGAGCCGATGCGAGAACAGCGGAAAAGCTGGACCTGTCCGTGGGACAACGCGTTATTTTGATCCGCCGTATCCTGCTGCGTGCCGGTCGTCCGGTGATGTTCCACGAAGGGAACGTCCGATGCGATCCCACTCGGCCGGTGGTAGAGGCGGAACTGAGCATCGGACCTCTTTCAGAATTGTTTACAGGACACTGTGACGGTTCTGTGAAAAAAGGTGAACTGGAGTTGATCCCGACAGTCCTGGGTGAGACGGAAGCCGGCCTCCTGGGACATGCTCCGGGTACACCGGCTTTTCGTCTCGAGTATGTGGTGTATGACTTTGATAACGCTCCGTTTGGTTGGGGATGGTTTGTGGCCCCGCCGGAAGTTTTCAGGTTAAAGACGCATCTAGGGTTATGGGAATGA
- a CDS encoding putative sulfate exporter family transporter: MVEQGSALYQQKSVMKSEDWWAVWLGGFVFLLGLGPIVNLDILGWVVKTPVWIDFAKSAAPVSAGYKGMSGLTSSLLTFFFILAITTVGVIGMGGNVKKYIIGFTIIYWIVFFCMILGNNAYIAATPDKRAAFKIAWSLGLGEMGFILAMILGLVIGNFVLPLAKFLEEAAKPEWFIKTGIVILGAAIGIKTVEAAGLAGTVIVRGICAVVEAYLIYWPVVYFISRKWFKFTPEWAAPLASGISICGVSAAIATGGAIRARPVVPVILSAVIIVFVAVELLLLPPLATQLLYNEPMVAGAWMGLAVKSDGGAVASGQLVDSLILNKAAIELGIKWEKGWMLMAATTTKVFIDIFIGVWAFILAVIWTVCGLDTRRPAVDGEACAPVSAIEIWHRFPKFVIGFAATLLILLVIGLAYPGAVKAAKTGAGHANLLRTLFFALCFFSIGLITNVRKLWAEGMGRIVWVYAIALFAFILWVGLFISWLFYHGITPPLAQ, from the coding sequence ATGGTTGAACAAGGGAGTGCTCTCTATCAACAGAAAAGCGTCATGAAAAGTGAGGACTGGTGGGCGGTCTGGTTAGGCGGCTTTGTGTTCCTGCTGGGACTGGGGCCGATTGTCAACCTGGATATCCTGGGATGGGTGGTCAAAACCCCGGTCTGGATAGATTTTGCCAAATCTGCGGCCCCGGTCTCAGCCGGATACAAAGGAATGTCCGGTCTCACATCGAGTTTGCTGACCTTCTTTTTCATATTGGCTATTACTACCGTCGGCGTTATTGGGATGGGCGGCAATGTGAAAAAGTACATTATCGGATTTACCATCATTTACTGGATTGTATTTTTTTGCATGATCCTGGGGAATAACGCTTACATTGCAGCTACTCCGGACAAGAGAGCTGCATTCAAAATTGCATGGTCACTGGGATTGGGGGAAATGGGGTTTATTCTCGCCATGATTCTCGGTCTCGTGATCGGGAATTTTGTCCTACCTTTAGCCAAATTCCTGGAAGAAGCGGCCAAACCCGAATGGTTCATCAAGACCGGTATTGTCATTCTAGGAGCAGCCATCGGTATAAAAACCGTTGAAGCCGCTGGATTGGCAGGAACGGTCATTGTCCGCGGGATCTGTGCGGTTGTGGAAGCCTATCTGATTTACTGGCCGGTTGTGTATTTCATCTCTCGAAAATGGTTCAAATTCACGCCCGAATGGGCTGCTCCTTTGGCATCCGGCATATCCATTTGTGGAGTGTCCGCTGCAATTGCGACGGGCGGAGCCATTCGCGCTCGCCCCGTGGTTCCCGTTATCTTGTCTGCAGTTATCATTGTTTTTGTGGCAGTAGAACTGCTCTTGCTGCCACCGTTGGCCACTCAACTTCTGTACAACGAACCGATGGTAGCCGGCGCCTGGATGGGATTGGCGGTTAAAAGTGACGGCGGTGCAGTCGCGAGCGGGCAATTGGTAGACTCCTTGATCCTCAATAAAGCCGCTATTGAGCTGGGCATCAAATGGGAAAAGGGCTGGATGTTGATGGCGGCTACGACAACCAAGGTTTTCATCGACATTTTCATTGGGGTATGGGCATTCATTCTTGCCGTGATATGGACGGTTTGCGGACTCGACACTCGAAGACCTGCGGTCGATGGCGAGGCGTGCGCGCCCGTTTCCGCAATAGAGATTTGGCATCGCTTTCCCAAGTTTGTCATCGGATTCGCTGCAACGCTCCTGATACTGCTGGTAATCGGCTTAGCTTATCCCGGTGCGGTAAAAGCTGCTAAAACCGGAGCCGGTCACGCCAACTTGTTGAGGACCCTATTCTTTGCTCTCTGTTTCTTCTCCATAGGTTTGATCACCAATGTCCGCAAATTGTGGGCAGAGGGTATGGGGCGTATCGTGTGGGTTTACGCGATTGCTCTCTTTGCCTTTATCCTCTGGGTCGGTCTTTTCATTTCCTGGCTCTTCTACCACGGCATAACACCGCCACTAGCCCAATAA